AACGCTGGGGCCGCTAGCTTCGGGAACGGAATGGCCTACGACGCATTCGTCTTCGACAACGACGGCGTGCTCACGCGCCCGACCGATCGGACGGTCCTGACCGACGCGATCCACAGGGCGTTCGAGGACGTCGGCGTCGCGGAGCCGACGACCGAGGACGTCGAGACCCTGCTCGGACCGACCGTCGACTCGCTGTGGACGGTCGCGTCCGCGTACGATCTCGAACCCGCGACCCTCTGGGAGGCCCGCGAGCGCGCGGCGATCGAGGCCCAGCGCGAGGAGCTGGCCTCCGGCCGGAAACGGCCGTACGACGACGTCGACGTCATCGAGACGCTCGAGGCGCCGACGGCGATCGTCAGCAACAACCAACACGAGACGATTGGGAACGTCCTCGAGCACTGCTCGCTCGCCTCCTTCGACACCTGGTACGGCCGGGAGCCGACGCTCGCCGGAATCGAACGCAAGAAGCCCGAACCGTACTACCTCGAGCGGGCGATCGAGGAGCTCGGTGTCGAGAACCCGATCTACGTCGGCGACAGCCGCGTCGACGTCGCCGCGGCCGACGCCGTCGGGATCGACACGGCGTTCGTCCGTCGGGACCACCGCCAGGGGTACGAGCTGCCGACGGCACCGACCTACGAGATCGAGTCGCTCGCGGAGCTGTCCGACCTCCCTCGGTAGGCCGGGATTAGGCCCGCGTCCGTGACTCGGATCGCTCCCTGATCTCACGCAGTCCTCGAACTCCCGTCCGAGCCGTCGCTCGTCGAACAGTACGGGGACGAGCGCGCCCCTCGCGGTCTCGCGCTGGAGGAGCCTCGTCCGTCTTCCGCCGTCGATCGGCTCGAGGTGAAACGTCGTGGTGGCTGTCGAGGACGCGGGGGACGCTGACCCGATCGAGTCGGACGAGCCGTCGGTTCTCCTCGGCGATACGGAGCTCCAGCTCGAACACCGCGCGCCCGATCCTGGTCGGCGGTCGATCGGCCCGAAGCCGGTCACCGACGACCGGTACCGCCTCGAGCGATCGGTCGAGAGCCGTTCGTCGGGTTCCGTACTCGGGTTCCAGAACCACGCTCCAGACCGTTTCCGGCGGTGCGTCGATCTCCTCGAACCGCTCTAGCTGATTCATGGTGCTGTGTCTCTTTGTAAGTCGATGACAGTATCGATTGCACAGCGGCGCCGC
This genomic window from Natronococcus occultus SP4 contains:
- a CDS encoding HAD family hydrolase codes for the protein MAYDAFVFDNDGVLTRPTDRTVLTDAIHRAFEDVGVAEPTTEDVETLLGPTVDSLWTVASAYDLEPATLWEARERAAIEAQREELASGRKRPYDDVDVIETLEAPTAIVSNNQHETIGNVLEHCSLASFDTWYGREPTLAGIERKKPEPYYLERAIEELGVENPIYVGDSRVDVAAADAVGIDTAFVRRDHRQGYELPTAPTYEIESLAELSDLPR
- a CDS encoding polyketide cyclase/dehydrase, which translates into the protein MNQLERFEEIDAPPETVWSVVLEPEYGTRRTALDRSLEAVPVVGDRLRADRPPTRIGRAVFELELRIAEENRRLVRLDRVSVPRVLDSHHDVSPRADRRRKTDEAPPARDREGRARPRTVRRATARTGVRGLREIRERSESRTRA